From Paenibacillus sp. PK3_47, the proteins below share one genomic window:
- a CDS encoding AraC family transcriptional regulator — protein MADSSSYAFHNDDTSILMLSSIGWQKIRTSDYSFGGNERPDAGHVIFQYTLSGQGWIEVDQQLIPLTKGSGFLVRVPSNHRYYYTDQNQPWEILWLNLRGDEANRIWEMIIAQEGHVIHREADSPVITGLRELLRTIAEEKVTDKYLLSAQVYSWMLSLVRTSREITKDISAATSSIILRAKKYLKEHYADPLTLDMIAGHCGVNKHHLCRLFQRSEQTSPLAYLRERRVEVAVSLLRTTDLSIQEIGRQCGFDSPSYFGKVFREYMSMTPKEYRLKKLEFPYDAIYYD, from the coding sequence ATGGCTGACTCTTCATCATATGCTTTTCATAATGACGATACATCAATCTTGATGTTAAGCTCGATCGGATGGCAGAAGATCAGAACCTCCGATTACAGCTTCGGCGGCAATGAACGGCCGGACGCCGGGCATGTCATTTTTCAGTATACGCTCAGCGGACAAGGCTGGATTGAGGTGGACCAGCAGCTGATTCCGTTGACCAAAGGTTCCGGATTTCTGGTCCGGGTTCCAAGCAATCACCGCTATTACTACACTGATCAGAATCAGCCCTGGGAAATTCTCTGGCTTAATTTAAGAGGGGATGAAGCAAACCGGATCTGGGAGATGATCATTGCACAGGAAGGCCATGTCATTCATAGAGAAGCGGATTCTCCGGTGATTACCGGCTTGCGGGAGCTGCTGAGAACCATTGCCGAAGAGAAAGTAACCGACAAATATCTGCTGTCCGCCCAGGTCTACAGCTGGATGCTGTCCCTGGTCCGGACGAGCCGGGAGATCACCAAAGACATCAGTGCGGCTACCAGCTCCATTATCCTCAGGGCCAAAAAGTACCTGAAGGAGCATTACGCGGATCCGCTCACTCTCGATATGATTGCCGGACACTGCGGGGTGAACAAACATCATCTGTGCCGGCTTTTCCAGAGGTCCGAGCAGACCTCCCCCCTGGCTTATCTGCGGGAACGGCGGGTGGAAGTTGCTGTGTCGCTGCTGCGCACCACCGATCTTTCCATCCAGGAAATCGGCAGGCAATGCGGCTTTGACAGCCCCAGCTACTTCGGCAAGGTGTTCCGTGAATATATGTCCATGACCCCGAAGGAGTACCGGCTGAAGAAGCTTGAATTTCCGTATGACGCGATTTATTATGATTAA